The sequence taataataataataataataataataataataataataataataataataataataataataataataataataataataataataataataataataataaaaacaactatttataataataattatataaacataCTTGAATATGATAATCATGATCTTTAATTGAATGAAGTGAAAGTAAAGTGGATAATTCAGTTGGAGACATTGCATCCTTTAAGTCTTGTTTATTTGCATAGAttaaaatgattgatttctttaaattttcatgAGCCAACATTTTGAATAACTCTTCTTTAATTAGATTTACTCTTGCACGATCGGTACTGTCAATTACTAATATTACAGCTTGtgtattaatataatattgattCCATGTTGATCTAAGAAGATCTTGCCCACCTAAATCCCACATTAATAACCTAATATTCCTATATACAAACTCTTCTAAATTACTACCAactgttggtgttgttgatacAACTTCATCTAATAATCTATATAcatagttttatttattatttttatttattattatttttattgttaattaACCAATTGAAGAGTTGATGTTCATAAATTTAGAcacaatttatattaatatattaaactaattattattattattattattattattattattattattattattattattattattattattattattattattattattattatcatcatctaaagctgattgataatgatgatgatgatgataatggaattattatgttttgtatgctttttttttggtatttacaatttatatAATGTTGTAGTTTTACCTGCTGCATTTAaaccaacaataataactttATATTCagcattattaaaaaatctattcCAAATGCTCGCAAAAATTGACAGTGATGATCCCATttctattaaatattttatgttcttttaatttttatatatatttttattgttgttgttgttgtttatttaatttttgatatgTTTGTGTGGtgtagtttaaaaaaataaatgttaaaaaaaagaaaaaaaaacaatattatttttatttttaaattgttttttaatattattattatttattttttttgttctgaATAACtgttaaaaatagtttttttttttttttttgaaataaaaaaaaaaaaaagaaaattgtatttattttttatttttttaaaaccaattaaaaaaccaaaaaaaaaaaaaaaataaaaaaaattaaaataaaaaaaaaaaataaaaaaaaaaaaggttttgttctataaataaatatatgtaaatattattttttattattattttttttttttaaagttatttgatataaatttatatgcgctataattttttatttttacgtttatttttctaaaaaaattggatagtttgaaaaaaaaaaaaaaaaaaaaaaaaatattaagattaatcaaatgtttaaataatttttttttttttttttttttttttttttctaaatttagaaatataCATACCGAAAGTTGTTTTGCCAAACGATAACCACCATATGGTATTAAACCTACAATTACAGTTGGTACACCAATTCCAATTATAACGATACCACCAAAGAtgacaccaacaccaaccaTACTTTTATAAGCAATTCTTCTACTATTACTAATTTTCTTTGTAGCCATACCTGGACAACCTAATGGATTTAAAGCATTGAAatgattatttgaatatttaccACCACATAACCAACAAAATTGATAACCACAATGACAAGTAACATGAGCACAACCAGCTATTCTCTCAATATTACTTTTACATTTTGGACAAGGTTTTAAATCTGTTGTCTTTGTCCATTGATTGAATGCACTATCTACCATTGTATTCTCTAATTTCCAAATTTGATATTGTTCACAAGTTGATTGATGCCATTCAACTtcacaattaaaacaaaaatcaaaattacaaCTTTTATTTGAACATCTTGTTCTtggattatcaatttcaccatactatatatatataaaaatgaaaattaataaattatttatttatttattgatttattgatatttttttttttattaaatttacttACAACTGCAT comes from Dictyostelium discoideum AX4 chromosome 2 chromosome, whole genome shotgun sequence and encodes:
- the arl5 gene encoding ADP-ribosylation factor-like protein → MGSSLSIFASIWNRFFNNAEYKVIIVGLNAAGKTTTLYKLLLDEVVSTTPTVGSNLEEFVYRNIRLLMWDLGGQDLLRSTWNQYYINTQAVILVIDSTDRARVNLIKEELFKMLAHENLKKSIILIYANKQDLKDAMSPTELSTLLSLHSIKDHDYHIQACCALTGQGLESGLDWLVSHINKS